A region from the Sutcliffiella horikoshii genome encodes:
- a CDS encoding tRNA dihydrouridine synthase translates to MRGFEFDMIDNFWRELPKPFFVLAPMEDVTDVVFRTVVRKAGRPDVFFTEFTNSDSYCHPEGKDSVRGRLLFTEEEQPMVAHIWGDSPEYFRQMSIGMAELGFKGIDINMGCPVPNVATRGKGSGLIQRPDVAAELIQAAKAGGLPVSVKTRLGFTVVDEWKEWLKHILEQDIANLSIHLRTRKEMSEVDAHWELIPEIKELRDRIAPETLLTINGDIPNRQVGQELAEKYGIDGVMIGRGIFKNPFAFEKEPKEHSSKEYLDLLRLQLDLQDHYAEIVPRNMSKLHRFFKIYVKGFRGAGELRNQLMNTKSTDEVRALLDAFEKENGL, encoded by the coding sequence TTGAGAGGATTTGAGTTTGACATGATAGATAATTTTTGGCGTGAGTTACCGAAGCCGTTTTTTGTGTTGGCGCCGATGGAAGATGTGACAGATGTCGTTTTCCGCACGGTGGTAAGGAAAGCGGGGCGCCCAGATGTGTTCTTTACGGAGTTCACCAATTCGGATAGCTATTGTCATCCTGAGGGAAAAGACAGCGTGCGCGGGCGTTTACTTTTTACAGAAGAGGAACAGCCGATGGTGGCGCATATTTGGGGCGATAGTCCAGAGTATTTCCGTCAAATGAGTATTGGCATGGCGGAGCTGGGATTTAAGGGGATCGACATTAACATGGGTTGTCCTGTGCCGAATGTGGCGACAAGAGGAAAAGGAAGCGGCCTTATCCAACGTCCAGATGTTGCGGCGGAACTGATTCAAGCGGCTAAAGCTGGTGGACTGCCTGTCAGCGTGAAAACGCGACTTGGCTTTACGGTAGTAGACGAGTGGAAAGAGTGGTTGAAGCATATTCTAGAGCAGGATATTGCGAACCTTTCTATTCATTTACGGACCCGAAAAGAAATGAGCGAAGTAGATGCGCATTGGGAGCTAATTCCGGAAATCAAGGAGTTACGTGACCGTATTGCGCCGGAGACGTTGCTAACGATTAATGGAGACATTCCAAACCGTCAAGTTGGCCAGGAGCTCGCGGAGAAATATGGCATTGACGGTGTGATGATCGGACGAGGAATTTTCAAAAATCCTTTCGCTTTTGAAAAAGAGCCGAAAGAGCATAGCAGCAAGGAGTACCTGGATCTCTTAAGACTGCAACTGGACCTACAAGATCATTATGCGGAAATAGTGCCACGCAACATGTCTAAGCTTCATCGCTTTTTCAAAATCTATGTCAAAGGATTCCGTGGAGCTGGAGAACTAAGAAACCAACTCATGAACACCAAATCTACCGATGAAGTGCGAGCATTGCTTGATGCTTTTGAGAAAGAGAACGGGCTGTAG
- a CDS encoding staygreen family protein: protein MGKLNPEKLQVEFRPGVTMTQPILGRKYTLTHSDITAELFLTVGLQFAYDKITNMRDEVLAEWKISNGCLFLNVYVYVGDYGPAVNDLRNTIFRRELPLALEAIVYGDQKYLKVNPPLMNAPIWIQFDSADPTYNRFEYWGTARDYRL, encoded by the coding sequence ATGGGGAAGCTAAATCCTGAAAAGCTACAAGTGGAGTTTAGACCGGGTGTAACAATGACTCAGCCAATACTGGGACGAAAATATACATTAACGCATTCCGACATAACTGCTGAACTTTTTCTGACTGTAGGCTTACAATTTGCTTATGACAAAATCACCAATATGAGAGATGAGGTTTTAGCAGAATGGAAAATATCTAACGGTTGTTTATTTCTAAATGTTTACGTTTATGTGGGAGATTATGGTCCAGCCGTGAACGATCTCCGTAATACCATCTTCAGACGCGAATTACCATTGGCACTTGAAGCTATCGTCTATGGGGATCAAAAGTACTTAAAAGTAAATCCACCATTAATGAATGCTCCCATCTGGATCCAGTTTGATTCCGCCGATCCTACCTACAACCGATTTGAGTACTGGGGTACTGCTAGAGATTATAGGTTATAA
- a CDS encoding MFS transporter, with product MQSDKLTRQHWLLILTLSLLTFVLGTSEFVIVGILTEISSSLDMSNAKAGTLVSAFAITFAIATPIVMSATSHFPKRKWMLFLIGAFIIFNALCAVSTSYTMLLSFRILTAIVTGVLISLAMIVASETMPAAKRGLAISFVFGGFTLANVIGVPIGTVVASWFGWNSTFMLTTILGVLAFLASYFVLPSKLSQVRSSIRDQFSLLTNPRILIAFFIPALGFGATYVVFTYLVPILKGMGAPSYSISLILFGYGFISIFSNILAGKIASHNAIGRLRFVFLVQAAVLISLFWTINHFGLGLVNIGLMSLMAILLTTSTQLYLIDLAKIYQPSATGLAASLMPVASNVGIAMGSALGGLVYHQVGLIHVTWVGGIVAVCASLLTFLSYNLDRKEASRGHAR from the coding sequence ATGCAATCTGATAAATTAACGAGGCAACATTGGTTGCTCATCTTAACCCTTTCCTTATTAACGTTTGTTCTAGGTACAAGCGAGTTTGTTATAGTTGGAATCTTGACGGAGATTTCTTCAAGCCTTGATATGTCTAATGCAAAAGCAGGTACACTTGTTTCTGCATTTGCCATTACGTTTGCCATTGCCACACCGATTGTGATGTCTGCAACAAGTCATTTTCCAAAGCGTAAATGGATGTTGTTTTTAATAGGAGCTTTCATCATTTTTAATGCTTTGTGCGCGGTGTCCACGTCCTACACGATGCTTCTTTCTTTTCGGATTTTGACGGCAATTGTGACGGGGGTTCTCATCTCTCTGGCGATGATCGTCGCAAGTGAAACCATGCCGGCTGCAAAGCGCGGGCTTGCCATTTCTTTTGTGTTCGGTGGTTTCACCCTTGCGAACGTCATCGGAGTACCGATTGGAACGGTCGTAGCATCTTGGTTCGGCTGGAATTCCACTTTCATGCTGACGACGATATTGGGAGTATTGGCGTTCCTTGCATCTTACTTCGTGTTGCCAAGCAAGCTCAGCCAGGTTCGTAGCTCGATCCGTGATCAGTTCTCACTGCTGACCAATCCGCGAATCTTGATTGCCTTTTTCATTCCTGCTCTAGGATTTGGGGCAACTTATGTCGTCTTTACTTATCTTGTTCCGATTCTAAAAGGAATGGGAGCACCAAGCTATTCCATCAGTTTGATTCTTTTCGGATACGGATTCATCTCGATTTTCAGCAACATCTTGGCGGGTAAAATAGCCAGTCATAATGCAATCGGTCGCCTCCGATTTGTGTTTCTTGTGCAGGCAGCTGTATTGATCAGCTTATTTTGGACCATTAATCATTTTGGGTTAGGACTTGTAAACATTGGATTGATGTCATTGATGGCCATTCTTTTAACTACATCCACCCAGCTTTACCTGATAGACCTAGCCAAGATCTATCAGCCTAGTGCAACAGGGCTCGCGGCTTCCCTCATGCCTGTTGCAAGTAACGTCGGCATCGCTATGGGGTCAGCCCTTGGTGGACTTGTCTACCATCAAGTCGGTCTTATTCATGTAACATGGGTTGGTGGAATTGTAGCTGTGTGTGCTAGTTTGCTTACTTTTTTGAGTTATAATTTGGATCGGAAAGAGGCGTCAAGGGGACATGCACGGTGA
- a CDS encoding MFS transporter codes for MDKQNSNFRWVIFTSVLFTYLIMSSQRTAPGLITDQLMLDFSVTAATVGLVTSIQFFVYTGLQIPMGILADRYGPNFLLILGATLTGIGTIIYSFGTHELVLFFARILTGIGDATIWVNMVLILSLWFNKKEFTRLIGFAGMTGSLGFLLATVPFSVLIALLGWRGAFLLAGILLCLLSIFLYFVLVKKSQQSLILAPKIQREKTSVILRRVLSDRQAWALFFCHFGIVGGYIGFIGSWAVPYVMDVYGMTRIVASQLIMISLIGALIGAPLIGWISSCLETIKRPYIVFHITVLLCWSIFLLFKEHPPFYLLIFLFFIIGFGFGSNSLTFAVVRQSFPIKETGIVTGFANTGGFLSAVLLPSIFGYLLDYFQSTSGSISGGYYYGFLTPVVFSIFGLIGVIFMEEKRQNAGRRSNANGVPL; via the coding sequence ATGGACAAACAAAATAGTAATTTTAGATGGGTTATATTTACTTCTGTATTGTTTACATACTTGATAATGTCGAGCCAACGAACGGCTCCCGGATTAATTACAGACCAATTAATGTTGGATTTTAGTGTAACAGCAGCAACGGTTGGTTTAGTGACAAGTATTCAGTTTTTTGTATACACCGGTTTGCAAATTCCGATGGGCATTTTAGCTGATCGTTATGGACCTAATTTTCTTCTAATTTTAGGGGCAACTCTTACAGGCATAGGTACCATCATTTATAGTTTCGGCACACATGAATTGGTCCTTTTTTTTGCCAGAATCCTAACGGGAATAGGGGATGCGACCATATGGGTAAATATGGTGTTGATTTTAAGCCTATGGTTTAATAAAAAGGAATTTACTCGATTAATTGGGTTTGCAGGAATGACAGGAAGCCTGGGTTTCCTTTTGGCAACTGTTCCTTTCTCTGTATTGATTGCCTTACTTGGTTGGAGGGGAGCATTTCTTTTAGCTGGGATACTCTTATGCTTATTAAGTATTTTCCTTTATTTTGTGCTGGTTAAAAAATCACAGCAATCGTTAATTTTAGCCCCAAAAATACAACGTGAAAAAACATCGGTTATACTGCGAAGAGTACTTTCGGATCGGCAGGCATGGGCATTGTTTTTTTGTCATTTTGGGATTGTCGGAGGGTATATAGGGTTTATCGGTTCGTGGGCAGTGCCATATGTAATGGATGTGTATGGAATGACACGCATAGTTGCAAGTCAGCTTATTATGATTAGTCTTATTGGGGCACTCATTGGGGCACCTCTAATTGGTTGGATTTCAAGTTGTTTAGAAACTATTAAACGGCCATATATTGTTTTTCATATTACGGTTTTATTGTGTTGGTCCATTTTTCTTTTATTTAAGGAGCATCCACCTTTTTACTTACTGATTTTCCTTTTCTTTATCATTGGCTTTGGCTTTGGATCAAATTCCTTAACTTTTGCAGTCGTTCGTCAGTCCTTTCCTATTAAAGAAACAGGCATTGTTACTGGGTTTGCGAATACTGGTGGATTTTTAAGTGCAGTATTACTACCTAGTATTTTTGGATATCTGTTGGATTATTTTCAGTCAACTTCAGGTAGTATTAGTGGTGGGTACTACTACGGTTTTCTCACTCCAGTCGTCTTCTCTATATTTGGCTTAATTGGAGTGATTTTTATGGAGGAAAAGCGTCAAAATGCAGGACGAAGATCAAATGCAAATGGGGTTCCTTTATAA
- a CDS encoding helix-turn-helix domain-containing protein — MAIIINVDVMLAKRKMSVTELSERVGITMANLSILKNGKAKAIRFSTLEAVCKALDCQPGDILEYRPEEE, encoded by the coding sequence ATGGCTATAATCATAAATGTTGATGTCATGTTGGCAAAAAGAAAAATGAGCGTCACCGAACTCTCCGAAAGAGTCGGAATCACAATGGCAAACCTCTCCATCCTGAAGAATGGCAAGGCCAAAGCCATCCGTTTCTCCACGCTCGAGGCCGTCTGCAAAGCTCTCGACTGCCAACCGGGAGACATCTTGGAGTATAGGCCTGAGGAGGAGTAG
- the rlmD gene encoding 23S rRNA (uracil(1939)-C(5))-methyltransferase RlmD yields MTVPVQKNEYYDVTVQDLTHDGAGVAKIDGFPIFVQNALPDEEIKVKIIKVKKGYAFGRLEEIYKTSPYRVDAPCPIYKQCGGCQLQHLSYEGQLVAKQKQVKDVLERIGHLKDVPVHPVLGMDHNPWRYRNKAQVPIGEREGGLIAGFYQQRSHEIIDMKECLIQQEINDRVVQTVREICDKHDVRAYNEKTHKGVLRHVMARYGLVTGEVMVVLITRTPDIPNRKAIVEEITAALPEVKSVVQNVNTKKTNVIFGEETRVLWGNEYIYDFIGDIKFAISARSFYQVNPEQTKVLYDKALEYADLTGEESVIDAYCGIGTISLFLAQKANKVFGVEIVPEAIEDAKRNAELNEITNAEFAVGEAEVVIPKWYKEGNTADVLMVDPPRKGCDEALLKTILEMKPKKVVYVSCNPATLARDLRVLEDGGYRTVEVQPVDMFPHTTHVECVTQLVLR; encoded by the coding sequence ATGACAGTACCTGTTCAAAAAAATGAATACTACGATGTCACCGTTCAGGATTTGACCCATGACGGCGCCGGCGTAGCAAAAATAGATGGCTTTCCAATTTTCGTTCAAAACGCCTTGCCGGACGAGGAAATTAAAGTCAAAATTATAAAAGTAAAAAAAGGCTATGCATTCGGCCGGCTTGAGGAGATCTACAAGACAAGTCCGTACCGTGTCGATGCTCCGTGTCCGATTTATAAGCAATGCGGAGGCTGCCAGCTTCAGCACCTAAGCTATGAAGGCCAGCTTGTGGCGAAGCAAAAGCAGGTTAAGGATGTTCTTGAACGCATTGGACACCTAAAAGACGTGCCGGTTCATCCGGTACTTGGAATGGACCACAACCCATGGCGCTACCGCAATAAAGCCCAAGTTCCAATCGGTGAGCGGGAAGGCGGATTGATTGCAGGGTTTTATCAGCAGCGCAGTCACGAAATCATAGACATGAAGGAATGCTTAATTCAGCAAGAAATCAACGACCGTGTGGTTCAAACGGTCCGCGAAATCTGCGACAAGCATGACGTGCGTGCTTATAATGAAAAAACACATAAGGGTGTGCTCCGTCATGTGATGGCCCGCTATGGCCTGGTTACTGGTGAAGTAATGGTAGTGCTCATCACTCGTACTCCAGATATACCAAACCGCAAGGCAATCGTGGAAGAAATAACAGCGGCCCTGCCGGAAGTGAAATCCGTTGTGCAAAACGTAAACACCAAGAAAACGAACGTAATTTTCGGAGAGGAAACGCGTGTACTTTGGGGCAACGAGTACATTTATGATTTCATCGGCGACATCAAGTTTGCGATTTCCGCGAGGTCCTTCTACCAGGTCAACCCAGAGCAAACGAAGGTCCTGTATGATAAAGCGCTCGAGTATGCCGATCTTACCGGCGAAGAGTCAGTCATTGATGCTTACTGCGGAATCGGGACCATCTCCTTATTCCTGGCACAAAAGGCGAATAAAGTGTTCGGAGTCGAAATCGTGCCAGAAGCGATTGAAGATGCAAAACGCAACGCAGAACTAAACGAAATTACAAATGCAGAATTCGCAGTGGGCGAAGCGGAAGTCGTAATCCCGAAATGGTATAAGGAAGGCAACACAGCTGACGTGTTAATGGTAGATCCACCGCGTAAAGGCTGTGATGAAGCTCTCCTTAAAACAATACTGGAAATGAAGCCGAAGAAGGTTGTCTATGTATCCTGTAATCCAGCGACACTTGCGAGGGACCTGCGAGTGTTGGAGGATGGGGGATATAGGACGGTTGAGGTGCAGCCGGTGGACATGTTTCCTCATACGACGCACGTGGAGTGCGTAACACAACTAGTATTAAGATAA